ATTCCAAGCAGTAAGGAAATATGTTAAAATAGAGAAAGAGACAGACAATCAAGGGTGCAGAAAGAGAGAAAGATTATGGATAAAGAGCATAGAGTATCAGTATATGATATGGTCAAGGAATTAAATTTAAAAGAAGTAACACCAGAGATCAATTCAAAAGAAGTTTACATTGAACAGGCAGAGATCAACCGTCCAGCATTACAGTTGGCAGGTTTTTTTGAAAATTTTGCACAGAATCGAGTTCAGATCATCGGAAAAGCAGAACACCTTTTTATTGAAGAGGTAGAAAAAGATGTTGAAAATGCGAAAAATATTTATAAAAGATTTATCGGAGCTGGAATTCCAGTTATTGTATTTTGCAGGAATCTGCATCCAAGTGAGATGATGATAAAAGTTGCCAAAGAGTATGGGGTACCGGTTTTGATATCTCAGGATACGACATCTGAATTTATGGCAGAAGTAATCCGCTGGCTGGGAACTGTATTGGCTCCAAGCATTACGATCCATGGAGTTTTAGTCGATGTATTTGGTGAAGGAATCCTGATCACAGGAGAGAGTGGGATCGGTAAGAGTGAAGCAGCTTTAGAGTTGATCCGAAGAGGACACCGTCTGGTATCTGATGACGTTGTAGAGATCAAGAGGGTCAGCAAGAAGTCATTGATCGGAACATCTCCGGAAGTTACAAGGTTCTTTATCGAACTGCGAGGAATCGGTATTATTGACGTTAAGAATCTGTATGGTGTTGAAAGCGTTAAGATGGAGCAGGAGATCAATCTGGTCATTCAGTTGGAAGACTGGAACAAAGATGCGGATTATGACCGCTTAGGATTAGAAGAGAAATACGTAGAATATCTTGGCAATAAAGTTGCAGCACATACACTGCCAATTCGTCCAGGGCGTAACTTGGCGATTATCGTAGAAGCAGCAGCGATCAATCACAGACAGAAGAAGATGGGATATAATGCAGCCGAAGAACTTTATAAACGTGTTACAGGTCAGATGGAGGATTAAATGATATGAAATATTTATATGGAATTGATATTGGTGGAACAACAGTAAAAATGGGTCTGTTTGGAGAAGATGGAACATTAAAAGAGAAATGGGAGATCAAGACAAGAACTGAGGAAAATGGAAAGAACATCCTGCCAGATATTGCACAGGCAGTGAATGATCACAGCAAAGCAAATGGTTTTGATAAGGAAGATGTGATCGGACTCGGAGTTGGAGTTCCAGGAGCTGTTCTTGAGTTTTCAAAAGTTAATGAATGTGTGAACCTTGGATGGGGAAGCGTGGATGTGGCAGGAGAATTGTCAAAGCTTACAGGGTGTAAGGTAAAGGCAACAAATGATGCCAATGCAGCAGCCTTAGGAGAGATCTGGATGGGAGCAGCAGCAGATTATAACAGCGCGGTGATGATCACTCTTGGAACAGGAGTCGGAGGCGGTATCATCGTTGATGGAAAGATCATTGATGGAAGCCGTGGATATGGTGGAGAGATCGGTCATATGACTGTGGATCCTTTTGATGATCGTGTATGTAATTGTGGAAAGACAGGATGTCTGGAACTTTATGCATCTGCAACGGGAATTGTATATGAGACAAAGAAAGCATTAAAGGATTATAAAGAAGCGACTATACTAAGAGACCTTGATGAAGTAACTGCAAAAGACATTTTTGATGCTGCTAAAGAAGGAGATACATTTGCCAAAGAACGGGTAGATGATCTTGGACAGAAATTAGCACTTGCAGCAGGGAATATCGCATTGATGGTCGACCCAGAAGTGTTTGTTATCGGTGGAGGCGTATCAAGAGCTGGACAGATCCTTTTAGATGCGGTCAATGCACATTTTAAGAAGTATACATTTGGAAAAGCACAGGAGACAGGATTTGTACTTGCGACTCTTGGAAATGATGCTGGAATTTATGGTGCAGCTAGTCTGATGCTTTCATAAGATGAAGAGATTTGGAATCCTGTGATATACAGGATTCCATCTTGCATTAATATTAAGAATGGAGAAATTATGGATACAAAGATTGATCAGTTAAAACAGATCATACCAGAAAAATATATTTTAAGACAGGAACCGATGAAAAATCATACAACATTCCGTATTGGGGGACCCGCCGATATTTTTGTGGCACCAGAGAATATGGAAGAGATCAAAGCGGTCAGTCGTTTTGCAAAAGAAGAGGGAATTCCATTATTTGTTTTAGGAAATGGGAGTAATCTTTTGGTCGCAGATGATGGAATGGACGGAATTGTTCTTCAGATTTACAAAAACTACAGTGGAATCGAAGTCCGTGGTAATGAACTTATCGTCAAAGCAGGAACTTTATTAAGTTCTACATCCAGAGCAGCACTCAATGAAGAATTAACTGGATTTGAGTTTGCAGGTGGAATTCCTGGAACATTTGGCGGAGCTGTCGTTATGAATGCTGGTGCATACGGTGGTGAGATGGTGCAGGTACTAAAAGAAGTGACAGTTCTTACAAAAGAAGGAGAGATCAAAACTCTGAAAGCAGAAGAATTAGAGCTTGGTTACCGTACAAGTAACGTTTTAAAGAATGAATACGTTGTCTTAGAAGGTGTGATCGCACTTAAGAAAGGAAATAAAGAAGAAATCAA
The sequence above is drawn from the Anaerostipes hadrus ATCC 29173 = JCM 17467 genome and encodes:
- the hprK gene encoding HPr(Ser) kinase/phosphatase gives rise to the protein MDKEHRVSVYDMVKELNLKEVTPEINSKEVYIEQAEINRPALQLAGFFENFAQNRVQIIGKAEHLFIEEVEKDVENAKNIYKRFIGAGIPVIVFCRNLHPSEMMIKVAKEYGVPVLISQDTTSEFMAEVIRWLGTVLAPSITIHGVLVDVFGEGILITGESGIGKSEAALELIRRGHRLVSDDVVEIKRVSKKSLIGTSPEVTRFFIELRGIGIIDVKNLYGVESVKMEQEINLVIQLEDWNKDADYDRLGLEEKYVEYLGNKVAAHTLPIRPGRNLAIIVEAAAINHRQKKMGYNAAEELYKRVTGQMED
- a CDS encoding ROK family glucokinase, with the translated sequence MKYLYGIDIGGTTVKMGLFGEDGTLKEKWEIKTRTEENGKNILPDIAQAVNDHSKANGFDKEDVIGLGVGVPGAVLEFSKVNECVNLGWGSVDVAGELSKLTGCKVKATNDANAAALGEIWMGAAADYNSAVMITLGTGVGGGIIVDGKIIDGSRGYGGEIGHMTVDPFDDRVCNCGKTGCLELYASATGIVYETKKALKDYKEATILRDLDEVTAKDIFDAAKEGDTFAKERVDDLGQKLALAAGNIALMVDPEVFVIGGGVSRAGQILLDAVNAHFKKYTFGKAQETGFVLATLGNDAGIYGAASLMLS
- the murB gene encoding UDP-N-acetylmuramate dehydrogenase, with amino-acid sequence MDTKIDQLKQIIPEKYILRQEPMKNHTTFRIGGPADIFVAPENMEEIKAVSRFAKEEGIPLFVLGNGSNLLVADDGMDGIVLQIYKNYSGIEVRGNELIVKAGTLLSSTSRAALNEELTGFEFAGGIPGTFGGAVVMNAGAYGGEMVQVLKEVTVLTKEGEIKTLKAEELELGYRTSNVLKNEYVVLEGVIALKKGNKEEIKAKMDEYALARKTKQPLEYPSAGSTFKRPEGYFAGKLIQDAGLKGYQVGDAQVSEKHSGFVINRGNATASDVMQLISDVKDKVKEQFGVTMEPEVKRVGRF